In Pseudoliparis swirei isolate HS2019 ecotype Mariana Trench chromosome 11, NWPU_hadal_v1, whole genome shotgun sequence, a genomic segment contains:
- the adi1 gene encoding acireductone dioxygenase, translating into MHLTVVGQPQINTNEEETDPTTPPAGIFSIAMEAWYMDSSEEDQRKPHRLNPNEPVSLDQLKKLGVFYWKLQADCYETDPELEQIRKDQGYSYMDIISIHKDTLPNYEEKLKMFFEEHLHLDDEIRYILDGQAYFDVRCGDERWIRIAMKKGDLITLPAGIYHRFTLDETNYTKAMRLFVGEPVWKAYNRPADDFDARQKYLASLQEPGEKTA; encoded by the exons ATGCACTTGACAGTTGTTGGCCAACCGCAAATAAACACTAACGAAGAAGAAACTGACCCCACCACCCCTCCGGCGGGGATCTTCAGCATAGCGATGGAGGCCTGGTACATGGACAGCTccgaggaggaccagaggaagcCGCACAGGCTGAACCCCAACGAGCCCGTCTCACTGGACCAGCTGAAGAAGCTCGGGGTGTTCTACTGGAAG CTGCAGGCCGACTGCTATGAAACCGACCCGGAGCTGGAGCAGATTCGCAAAGACCAAGGCTACTCCTACATGGACATCATCTCCATTCACAAGGACACTCTGCCCAACTACGAGGAGAAG CTGAAGATGTTCTTTGAGGAGCACCTGCACCTGGATGATGAGATCCGCTACATCCTGGACGGCCAGGCCTACTTTGATGTCCGGTGCGGAGACGAGCGCTGGATCCGGATCGCCATGAAGAAGGGGGACCTGATCACTCTGCCAGCCGGCATCTACCACCGCTTCACCCTGGACGAGact AACTACACCAAAGCCATGAGGCTGTTCGTGGGGGAGCCGGTGTGGAAAGCTTACAACCGGCCCGCCGACGACTTCGACGCCCGGCAGAAGTACTTGGCTTCTCTGCAGGAACCCGGAGAGAAAACCGCGTGA
- the rtn4ip1 gene encoding reticulon-4-interacting protein 1 homolog, mitochondrial isoform X1: MSHLRHLVSSGRLFRLSKVPRVNTAVCCHVSQNRPFSTTDRSMTVMPAWVIDKYGSHGPLRFTRNANFPVINYPNEVIVRVHSAGLNPLDVRMRDGYGARSLSMKRDPLNVNSGNEFPLILGRDLSGVIMECGLDVKYFKEWDEVWAAIPPWKQGSLSEFVVVSANEVSHKPKSMSHTEAAAVPYVASTAWSALVNTGGLSKDNCAKKRILIIGGSGGVGTFAIQMLKAWGAHVTVTCSQNAELFVRGLGADHVVDYTAGPVEERLGSLAKFDLILDNVGGDTERWALTLLKPWCGAKFVTLVTPFLQNTDMLGIADGMVQNAATVASKVLKHLAKGVHYRWGFFAPSGPALDEIMEMVDAGQIRAVVEDTFGFSEVPQAFERMEKGHARGKTVVQIRK, from the exons ATGAGTCATTTGAGACACTTGGTGTCCAGCGGGCGCTTGTTTCGCCTCAGTAAAGTACCACGCGTGAACACCGCCGTTTGCTGCCATGTTAGTCAGAATAGACCGTTCAGTACTACCGACCGCAGCATGACGGTCATGCCCGCCTGGGTCATTGACAAATACGGAAGCCATGGTCCGTTGAGGTTCACCAGAAACGCCAATTTCCCCGTCATCAACTACCCCAATGAGGTCATCGTCCGAGTGCATTCAGCGGGCCTGAACCCGCTGGACGTCCGCATGAGAG ATGGCTACGGGGCCAGGAGCCTGTCGATGAAGAGAGACCCTCTGAACGTCAATTCCGGCAACGAGTTCCCCCTCATCCTGGGCAGGGATTTGTCCGGGGTCATCATGGAGTGCGGCCTGGACGTGAAGTACTTCAAGGAGTGGGACGAG GTGTGGGCGGCCATCCCTCCGTGGAAGCAGGGCAGCTTGTCTGAGTTCGTGGTGGTGAGTGCCAACGAg gtatcCCACAAACCAAAGTCCATGAGCCACACAGAGGCAGCAGCCGTTCCCTACGTGGCATCAACCGCCTGGTCAGCACTGGTCAACACTGGTGGGCTCAGCAAGGACAACTGTGCCAAGAAGCg GATTTTGATCATCGGAGGGTCCGGGGGCGTGGGAACGTTTGCTATACAG ATGCTGAAGGCTTGGGGCGCCCACGTGACCGTCACCTGCTCCCAGAATGCAGAGCTGTTTGTGCGGGGCCTGGGGGCGGACCACGTGGTGGACTACACCGCCGGGCCCGTGGAGGAGCGGCTCGGCTCGCTGGCGAA ATTCGACCTGATCCTGGATAATGTCGGGGGGGACACGGAGCGCTGGGCGCTGACTCTGCTCAAACCTTGGTGCGGCGCCAAGTTCGTCACCCTGGTCACGCCGTTCCTCCAGAACACCGACATGCTAGGCATCGCTGACGGCATGGTGCAGAACGCCGCCACGGTGGCCTCCAAAGTCCTCAAG CACCTCGCCAAAGGCGTTCACTACCGCTGGGGGTTCTTTGCACCGAGTGGTCCCGCCTTGGATGAAATAATGGAAATGGTGGATGCAGGACAG ATTCGGGCTGTGGTGGAGGACACCTTCGGCTTCTCCGAGGTTCCTCAGGCCTTTGAGAGGATGGAGAAAGGTCATGCTCGTGGAAAGACAGTGGTGCAGATCAGAAAATAG
- the rtn4ip1 gene encoding reticulon-4-interacting protein 1 homolog, mitochondrial isoform X3, which translates to MKRDPLNVNSGNEFPLILGRDLSGVIMECGLDVKYFKEWDEVWAAIPPWKQGSLSEFVVVSANEVSHKPKSMSHTEAAAVPYVASTAWSALVNTGGLSKDNCAKKRILIIGGSGGVGTFAIQMLKAWGAHVTVTCSQNAELFVRGLGADHVVDYTAGPVEERLGSLAKFDLILDNVGGDTERWALTLLKPWCGAKFVTLVTPFLQNTDMLGIADGMVQNAATVASKVLKHLAKGVHYRWGFFAPSGPALDEIMEMVDAGQIRAVVEDTFGFSEVPQAFERMEKGHARGKTVVQIRK; encoded by the exons ATGAAGAGAGACCCTCTGAACGTCAATTCCGGCAACGAGTTCCCCCTCATCCTGGGCAGGGATTTGTCCGGGGTCATCATGGAGTGCGGCCTGGACGTGAAGTACTTCAAGGAGTGGGACGAG GTGTGGGCGGCCATCCCTCCGTGGAAGCAGGGCAGCTTGTCTGAGTTCGTGGTGGTGAGTGCCAACGAg gtatcCCACAAACCAAAGTCCATGAGCCACACAGAGGCAGCAGCCGTTCCCTACGTGGCATCAACCGCCTGGTCAGCACTGGTCAACACTGGTGGGCTCAGCAAGGACAACTGTGCCAAGAAGCg GATTTTGATCATCGGAGGGTCCGGGGGCGTGGGAACGTTTGCTATACAG ATGCTGAAGGCTTGGGGCGCCCACGTGACCGTCACCTGCTCCCAGAATGCAGAGCTGTTTGTGCGGGGCCTGGGGGCGGACCACGTGGTGGACTACACCGCCGGGCCCGTGGAGGAGCGGCTCGGCTCGCTGGCGAA ATTCGACCTGATCCTGGATAATGTCGGGGGGGACACGGAGCGCTGGGCGCTGACTCTGCTCAAACCTTGGTGCGGCGCCAAGTTCGTCACCCTGGTCACGCCGTTCCTCCAGAACACCGACATGCTAGGCATCGCTGACGGCATGGTGCAGAACGCCGCCACGGTGGCCTCCAAAGTCCTCAAG CACCTCGCCAAAGGCGTTCACTACCGCTGGGGGTTCTTTGCACCGAGTGGTCCCGCCTTGGATGAAATAATGGAAATGGTGGATGCAGGACAG ATTCGGGCTGTGGTGGAGGACACCTTCGGCTTCTCCGAGGTTCCTCAGGCCTTTGAGAGGATGGAGAAAGGTCATGCTCGTGGAAAGACAGTGGTGCAGATCAGAAAATAG
- the rtn4ip1 gene encoding reticulon-4-interacting protein 1 homolog, mitochondrial isoform X2, which produces MSHLRHLVSSGRLFRLSKVPRVNTAVCCHVSQNRPFSTTDRSMTVMPAWVIDKYGSHGPLRFTRNANFPVINYPNEVIVRVHSAGLNPLDVRMRDGYGARSLSMKRDPLNVNSGNEFPLILGRDLSGVIMECGLDVKYFKEWDEVWAAIPPWKQGSLSEFVVVSHKPKSMSHTEAAAVPYVASTAWSALVNTGGLSKDNCAKKRILIIGGSGGVGTFAIQMLKAWGAHVTVTCSQNAELFVRGLGADHVVDYTAGPVEERLGSLAKFDLILDNVGGDTERWALTLLKPWCGAKFVTLVTPFLQNTDMLGIADGMVQNAATVASKVLKHLAKGVHYRWGFFAPSGPALDEIMEMVDAGQIRAVVEDTFGFSEVPQAFERMEKGHARGKTVVQIRK; this is translated from the exons ATGAGTCATTTGAGACACTTGGTGTCCAGCGGGCGCTTGTTTCGCCTCAGTAAAGTACCACGCGTGAACACCGCCGTTTGCTGCCATGTTAGTCAGAATAGACCGTTCAGTACTACCGACCGCAGCATGACGGTCATGCCCGCCTGGGTCATTGACAAATACGGAAGCCATGGTCCGTTGAGGTTCACCAGAAACGCCAATTTCCCCGTCATCAACTACCCCAATGAGGTCATCGTCCGAGTGCATTCAGCGGGCCTGAACCCGCTGGACGTCCGCATGAGAG ATGGCTACGGGGCCAGGAGCCTGTCGATGAAGAGAGACCCTCTGAACGTCAATTCCGGCAACGAGTTCCCCCTCATCCTGGGCAGGGATTTGTCCGGGGTCATCATGGAGTGCGGCCTGGACGTGAAGTACTTCAAGGAGTGGGACGAG GTGTGGGCGGCCATCCCTCCGTGGAAGCAGGGCAGCTTGTCTGAGTTCGTGGTG gtatcCCACAAACCAAAGTCCATGAGCCACACAGAGGCAGCAGCCGTTCCCTACGTGGCATCAACCGCCTGGTCAGCACTGGTCAACACTGGTGGGCTCAGCAAGGACAACTGTGCCAAGAAGCg GATTTTGATCATCGGAGGGTCCGGGGGCGTGGGAACGTTTGCTATACAG ATGCTGAAGGCTTGGGGCGCCCACGTGACCGTCACCTGCTCCCAGAATGCAGAGCTGTTTGTGCGGGGCCTGGGGGCGGACCACGTGGTGGACTACACCGCCGGGCCCGTGGAGGAGCGGCTCGGCTCGCTGGCGAA ATTCGACCTGATCCTGGATAATGTCGGGGGGGACACGGAGCGCTGGGCGCTGACTCTGCTCAAACCTTGGTGCGGCGCCAAGTTCGTCACCCTGGTCACGCCGTTCCTCCAGAACACCGACATGCTAGGCATCGCTGACGGCATGGTGCAGAACGCCGCCACGGTGGCCTCCAAAGTCCTCAAG CACCTCGCCAAAGGCGTTCACTACCGCTGGGGGTTCTTTGCACCGAGTGGTCCCGCCTTGGATGAAATAATGGAAATGGTGGATGCAGGACAG ATTCGGGCTGTGGTGGAGGACACCTTCGGCTTCTCCGAGGTTCCTCAGGCCTTTGAGAGGATGGAGAAAGGTCATGCTCGTGGAAAGACAGTGGTGCAGATCAGAAAATAG